A genomic region of Papaver somniferum cultivar HN1 chromosome 7, ASM357369v1, whole genome shotgun sequence contains the following coding sequences:
- the LOC113297980 gene encoding peroxidase 65-like → MSQKHLLLIVFILSISITPIPSSQSKLTTGYYAKSCPKFSEIIQNIVIDKQLNSPTTAAGTLRLFFHDCITNGCDASILISSNPFNKAERDTEINLSLPGDAFDVITRAKTKLEFECPGKVSCADILATATRDLVVMVGGPFYNVKLGRKDGLSSKSSLVEGKLPKPTMKMSQIYKLFSDKGFSIEEMVALSGAHTIGFSHCKEFANKIYGSKVDPTLNPRFADALRKACANYKSDSTTSVFNDIMTPGKFDNMYFINLQRGLGLLESDRALFGVPSTRKFVQRFAANETEFFRVFARSMEKLSILGGRTGEIRRRCDQFNSIKT, encoded by the coding sequence ATGTCTCAGAAACATTTACTTCTCATCGTATTCATTCTCTCAATCTCAATAACTCCAATCCCATCTTCACAATCAAAACTCACTACAGGATACTATGCCAAATCATGTCCTAAATTTTCAGAAATCATACAAAACATAGTGATAGACAAACAACTCAATAGcccaacaacagcagcaggaacATTGAGATTGTTCTTCCATGATTGTATAACCAATGGTTGTGATGCTTCCATCCTTAtctcatcaaacccattcaacaaAGCAGAACGTGATACAGAAATCAATCTCTCATTACCAGGCGATGCGTTTGATGTTATCACTCGTGCAAAAACAAAGCTTGAATTCGAATGTCCAGGAAAAGTGTCTTGTGCTGATATTCTTGCTACTGCTACACGGGATCTTGTTGTGATGGTTGGTGGTCCTTTTTATAATGTTAAATTAGGTAGAAAAGATGGGTTGAGCTCAAAATCATCACTTGTTGAAGGTAAATTACCAAAACCCACAATGAAAATGTCCCAAATTTATAAGCTTTTTAGTGATAAAGGTTTCAGTATTGAAGAAATGGTTGCACTGAGTGGTGCACATACTATTGGGTTTTCTCATTGTAAAGAGTTTGCTAACAAAAtctatggttcaaaagttgatccAACATTGAATCCTAGATTTGCTGATGCATTAAGAAAAGCTTGTGCTAATTATAAATCTGATTCAACTACATCTGTTTTCAATGATATCATGACACCAGGTAAATTTGataatatgtattttattaatttacaaaGAGGGTTGGGTTTATTAGAATCAGATCGGGCATTGTTTGGTGTTCCAAGTACCAGGAAGTTTGTGCAGAGATTTGCAGCTAATGAGACCGAGTTTTTTAGAGTGTTTGCTCGTTCCATGGAGAAGTTAAGTATTCTTGGAGGAAGAACTGGTGAGATTCGACGCAGATGTGATCAGTTTAATTCCATCAAAACTTAA
- the LOC113297977 gene encoding chaperone protein dnaJ 16-like isoform X1, translating into MSSASSKSSDKKDSSKQQLKDPYEVLGVSRSSTDQNIKSAYRKLALKYHPDKNANDPQASDMFKEVTVSYNILSDPEKRRRYDTSGFEGVESEGQEMELDLLSLGAMNTMFAAFFSKLGVPIKTTVSAIVLEEALRGEVTIHPLQLGLPMLNKVEKQCAHFYSVTITEAQARAGIVCRVQSPDKSKFKLLYFDQEADGGLDLALQEDSTKTEKVTSAGMYFLGFAVYRLDQAVSSMAASKDPSGAFFKKLDGFQPCEITELKAGTHVFAVYGDNFFKSAIYKIEALCAEPFPEEKDQLRDVEAQILTKRAELPKFESEYREVLAQFTEMISRYTQEMKAIEELLKERSEIHASYSNSPVPKRSSISSKVRGSFKDSKQDEEQQARHKKSPTPPLKDKPIRKKWFNIHMKVKKRKSCSSEEQC; encoded by the exons ATGTCGTCggcttcatcaaaatcatcagatAAGAAAGATTCAAGTAAACAGCAACTGAAAGACCCTTATgaagttcttggtgtttctcgTAGCTCAACAGATCAAAATATCAAAAGTGCTTACAGAAAATTGGCTCTCAA GTATCATCCAGATAAAAATGCAAATGATCCCCAAGCATCTGATATGTTCAAGGAGGTCACAGTCTCATATAATATCTTGTCTGATCCAGAAAAGCGACGCCGGTATGACACGTCTGGTTTTGAG GGCGTTGAATCTGAAGGCCAGGAAATGGAGTTAGACCTTTTGAGTTTGGGCGCCATGAATACCATGTTTGCTGCATTTTTTAG TAAACTTGGAGTGCCCATTAAGACCACTGTATCTGCAATTGTATTGGAGGAAGCGCTGCGTGGAGAGGTGACCATCCATCCACTTCAACTAGGGCTACCGATGCTTAATAAG GTTGAAAAACAATGTGCACACTTCTATTCTGTCACAATAACAGAAGCACAAGCTAGAGCTGGTATTGTTTGTCGAGTTCAATCACCAGATAAAAGCAAATTCAAG CTATTGTACTTTGACCAGGAAGCAGACGGTGGATTAGACCTCGCGTTACAG GAGGATAGCACTAAAACAGAGAAAGTTACATCTGCTGGAATGTACTTTCTTGGTTTTGCTGTCTACCGGCTGGACCAAGCAGTCAGTTCG ATGGCAGCTTCAAAAGATCCTAGCGGTGCCTTTTTCAAAAAGCTGGATGGATTTCAGCCATGTGAAATAACTGAACTAAAAGCAGGCACCCATGTATTTGCTGTTTACG GTGACAATTTTTTCAAAAGTGCAATCTACAAAATAGAAGCTCTTTGTGCTGAACCTTTTCCGGAAGAAAAGGATCAGCTCAGGGATGTCGAAGCTCAAATTCTGACTAAGCGGGCAGAACTCCCTAAGTTTGAAAGCGAGTACAGAGAG GTCCTGGCACAATTTACAGAGATGATCAGTAGATATACACAGGAAATGAAAGCT ATTGAGGAGCTTCTTAAAGAAAGGAGTGAAATCCATGCCTCGTATTCAAATTCTCCAGTGCCCAAAAGGAGTTCAATCAGTAGCAAGGTCAGAGGTTCCTTCAAAGATTCCAAACAGGATGAAGAGCAACAAGCTAGACATAAAAAATCTCCAACACCGCCTCTGAAAGATAAACCGATAAGAAAGAAATGGTTCAATATCCACATGAAAGTCAAGAAGAGAAAATCCTGCAGCTCTGAAGAACAATGCTAA
- the LOC113297977 gene encoding chaperone protein dnaJ 16-like isoform X2, producing the protein MSSASSKSSDKKDSSKQQLKDPYEVLGVSRSSTDQNIKSAYRKLALKYHPDKNANDPQASDMFKEVTVSYNILSDPEKRRRYDTSGFEGVESEGQEMELDLLSLGAMNTMFAAFFSKLGVPIKTTVSAIVLEEALRGEVTIHPLQLGLPMLNKVEKQCAHFYSVTITEAQARAGIVCRVQSPDKSKFKEDSTKTEKVTSAGMYFLGFAVYRLDQAVSSMAASKDPSGAFFKKLDGFQPCEITELKAGTHVFAVYGDNFFKSAIYKIEALCAEPFPEEKDQLRDVEAQILTKRAELPKFESEYREVLAQFTEMISRYTQEMKAIEELLKERSEIHASYSNSPVPKRSSISSKVRGSFKDSKQDEEQQARHKKSPTPPLKDKPIRKKWFNIHMKVKKRKSCSSEEQC; encoded by the exons ATGTCGTCggcttcatcaaaatcatcagatAAGAAAGATTCAAGTAAACAGCAACTGAAAGACCCTTATgaagttcttggtgtttctcgTAGCTCAACAGATCAAAATATCAAAAGTGCTTACAGAAAATTGGCTCTCAA GTATCATCCAGATAAAAATGCAAATGATCCCCAAGCATCTGATATGTTCAAGGAGGTCACAGTCTCATATAATATCTTGTCTGATCCAGAAAAGCGACGCCGGTATGACACGTCTGGTTTTGAG GGCGTTGAATCTGAAGGCCAGGAAATGGAGTTAGACCTTTTGAGTTTGGGCGCCATGAATACCATGTTTGCTGCATTTTTTAG TAAACTTGGAGTGCCCATTAAGACCACTGTATCTGCAATTGTATTGGAGGAAGCGCTGCGTGGAGAGGTGACCATCCATCCACTTCAACTAGGGCTACCGATGCTTAATAAG GTTGAAAAACAATGTGCACACTTCTATTCTGTCACAATAACAGAAGCACAAGCTAGAGCTGGTATTGTTTGTCGAGTTCAATCACCAGATAAAAGCAAATTCAAG GAGGATAGCACTAAAACAGAGAAAGTTACATCTGCTGGAATGTACTTTCTTGGTTTTGCTGTCTACCGGCTGGACCAAGCAGTCAGTTCG ATGGCAGCTTCAAAAGATCCTAGCGGTGCCTTTTTCAAAAAGCTGGATGGATTTCAGCCATGTGAAATAACTGAACTAAAAGCAGGCACCCATGTATTTGCTGTTTACG GTGACAATTTTTTCAAAAGTGCAATCTACAAAATAGAAGCTCTTTGTGCTGAACCTTTTCCGGAAGAAAAGGATCAGCTCAGGGATGTCGAAGCTCAAATTCTGACTAAGCGGGCAGAACTCCCTAAGTTTGAAAGCGAGTACAGAGAG GTCCTGGCACAATTTACAGAGATGATCAGTAGATATACACAGGAAATGAAAGCT ATTGAGGAGCTTCTTAAAGAAAGGAGTGAAATCCATGCCTCGTATTCAAATTCTCCAGTGCCCAAAAGGAGTTCAATCAGTAGCAAGGTCAGAGGTTCCTTCAAAGATTCCAAACAGGATGAAGAGCAACAAGCTAGACATAAAAAATCTCCAACACCGCCTCTGAAAGATAAACCGATAAGAAAGAAATGGTTCAATATCCACATGAAAGTCAAGAAGAGAAAATCCTGCAGCTCTGAAGAACAATGCTAA